Proteins encoded by one window of Vicia villosa cultivar HV-30 ecotype Madison, WI unplaced genomic scaffold, Vvil1.0 ctg.000219F_1_1, whole genome shotgun sequence:
- the LOC131625558 gene encoding uncharacterized protein LOC131625558, which yields MVYCAQEVNGRDSGGLAKEGLGVVKALGLLLKTRINLKVKNLENKTALDMVANVDIRNILLSAGAKSNSQITDAPTLAHKLRSNTTIRHKVVTFIFRVRNNISEEERNSWLIAATLVATAMYQSALSPPGGIYQVSAFDDNDVNNNMTSSWWNSTNISTNSGHSVLPGPKFSVFLVFNMTSFFLSIVADIPYL from the exons ATGGTGTATTGTGCTCAGGAGGTCAATGGAAGAGATAGTGGAGGGTTGGCTAAAGAAGGATTAGGT GTAGTAAAGGCACTTGGATTGTTGTTAAAGACAAGGATAAATTTAAAGGTAAAGAACTTGGAGAACAAAACTGCATTGGACATGGTAGCCAATGTAGATATAAGGAATATATTGTTGTCTGCTGGAGCCAAATCGAACTCACAAATCACCGATGCTCCCACACTTGCACATAAACTCAGATCAAATACCACCATTAGACATAAAGTGGTAACTTTTATATTTCGCGTTAGAAATAATATATCAGAGGAGGAACGTAACAGTTGGTTGATAGCTGCGACTCTTGTTGCAACAGCCATGTATCAATCAGCTCTGAGTCCCCCTGGTGGAATTTATCAGGTTAGTGCTTTTGATGACAATGATGTGAACAATAACATGACTTCCTCTTGGTGGAATTCTACTAATATTTCTACCAATTCTGGGCATTCAGTCTTGCCAGGACCAAAATTCTCTGTGTTCTTAGTTTTTAATATGACTTCCTTTTTTCTATCAATTGTAGCA GATATCCCCTACCTTTAG
- the LOC131625559 gene encoding uncharacterized protein LOC131625559, giving the protein MGVDPPLMKCDVNQTCVDTTNAFVTGQKISTREEAISWIREVGIRNKVTVMITRLDTKTVKRGRSDKLIFGCDKGAKYKKKTDSETQSASKRCGCPFKIRSTPSKDGFGWKIDVKCGVRNHNLPDRFKGHAFRKRHVPPRHILLSLQERDPENVTRITQIYKHKSKIQKDMRGPRTEMQQLLKLVEESGYVYWSRKKDESEVVRDIFWAHPESVKMLNMFPIVLIMDCTYKTNKYSKPLFEIVGMTSTKLTFAVAFAYMESEQTETFCWVLDKLKQLFIKQDFCPQVILTNRDLALMKAIETVFPKTTNLLCRFHINKNVKSKCKEYVVDNMRETVEKMWYELIRASDEMEYHQRSKQLEDACVDSKDFIDYVIDTWLTPHRHRFDEEWINQVVESAHWKLKQMLENSLGDLCKCWEAMNDNIKIQVGNIRASFQKSFYEVEHAHTSPFYSNLCGSVSRSALRQIAEEWLRIDMVGTDTQKCGCTHRKLYGLPCACELGRYTLSGEAMPIEAIHIHWRKLSMEDNQYVDADDGSEIDMTNAIDEIWKRWRSLDVVEKRALKSRVCEIAYPTTTKMCPLPEKIKTKGGVKKKERRLVEHDVYRDPLGYEYVDQAHSSSQKSSKRLCSQLSQTSKNKEFDKYIVQFPDYIRPFIDDIVDVRDDGNCGFRAIASLHGYGTNGWSMVRRDLEKEIIVPRSKLYEDLFGKRLPTVRSSLVIETLGQQPPNEWMTLPDMGYVIANRYNVVLVSLGYPSLSYFPMTSAHSPNASI; this is encoded by the exons ATGG GTGTGGATCCTCCTTTGATGAAATGCGACGTAAATCAGACATGCGTGGATACAACAAATGCTTTTGTAACTGGTCAAAAAATTTCTACAAGAGAAGAGGCGATAAGTTGGATTAGGGAGGTTGGAATCAGGAATAAAGTGACAGTTATGATAACTCGTTTAGATACCAAAACAGTCAAGAGAGGAAGAAGTGACAAATTAATATTTGGTTGTGATAAAGGtgcaaaatacaaaaaaaaaacagatagTGAAACCCAAAGTGCTAGTAAGAGATGTGGTTGTCCTTTCAAAATCAGGTCAACACCGTCGAAAGATGGTTTTGGATGGAAGATCGATGTAAAATGCGGAGTACGCAACCACAACTTACCTGATAGATTTAAAGGTCATGCTTTC AGAAAACGCCATGTTCCACCAAGACACATATTATTGTCATTGCAAGAGCGTGACCCGGAGAATGTCACTCGAATCacgcaaatatacaaacataagaGTAAGATACAAAAAGACATGAGGGGTCCCAGAACAGAAATGCAACAATTGCTCAAGTTGGTTGAAGAATCAGGTTATGTTTACTGGAGTAGGAAAAAGGATGAGTCagaagttgtgagagatattttctgggcTCATCCAGAATCAGTGAAGATGTTGAATATGTTTCCTATTGTATTGATTATGGACTGcacatacaagacaaacaagtacagCAAACCGTTGTTTGAAATAGTTGGTATGACATCAACTAAATTAACATTTGCTGTTGCATTTGCCTATATGGAATCTGAGCAAACAGAGACTTTTTGTTGGgtattggataagttgaaacagttatttattaagcaggatttttgtCCTCAAGTAATATTGACTAATAGAGATCTTGCTTTAATGAAAGCCATTGAAACAGTATTTCCAAAGACAACTAATTTGCTTTGTCGATTTCACATCAACAAAAATGTGAAATCAAAGTGTAAGGAGTATGTTGTGGATAATATGCGAGAAACTGTGGAGAAAATGTGGTATGAACTTATAAGGGCTAGTGATGAGATGGAGTACCACCAAAGATCGAAACAACTTGAGGATGCATGTGTTGACTCCAAAGATTTTATTGATTATGTGATTGACACATGGTTGACACCGCATAGACATCGATTTGACGAAGAATGGATCAATCAAGT ggTGGAGTCTGCGCATTGGAAACTTAAGCAAATGTTAGAGAATAGCTTAGGTGATTTATGCAAATGTTGGGAGGCTATGAATGACAATATCAAGATACAAGTGGGCAACATCAGAGCTTCATTTCAGAAGAGTTTTTATGAAGTTGAGCATGCACACACTAGTCCTTTTTATTCAAATTTGTGTGGTTCAGTATCAAGATCTGCATTGAGGCAGATTGCTGAAGAGTGGTTGAGGATTGACATGGTAGGTACAGATACGCAAAAGTGCGGATGTACCCATAGAAAATTATATGGGTTACCATGTGCTTGTGAGTTAGGGAGATATACATTGAGTGGTGAAGCGATGCCAATTGAGGCTATTCATATTCATTGGAGAAAACTAAGTATGGAAGATAATCAATATGTAGAtgcagatgatggatcagaaataGACATGACAAATGCAATCGATGAAATTTGGAAAAGGTGGAGGTCACTAGATGTTGTCGAAAAAAGAGCATTAAAAAGCAGAGTGTGTGAGATTGCTTATCCGACTACAACAAAGATGTGTCCACTGCctgaaaaaattaaaaccaaaggaGGGGTTAAGAAGAAAGAGAGGAGACTTGTGGAACATGATGTTTATCGTGATCCTTTGGGATATGAGTATGTTGATCAAGCACATTCGAGttctcaaaaatcttcaaagagGTTATGTTCACAACTATCCCAAACctcaaaaaataaagaatttgatAAATACATTGTACAATTTCCAGATTACATCAGACCatttattgatgacattgttgatgTAAGAGATGATGGAAATTGTGGGTTTAGAGCCATTGCGTCTTTGCATGGTTATGGCACAAATGGATGGTCAATGGTTCGTCGGGATTTGGAGAAAGAAATTATAGTTCCTAGAAGCAAGTTGTATGAGGATTTATTTGGTAAACGCCTTCCAACTGTGAGATCATCGTTGGTGATCGAAACTTTAGGACAACAACCACCAAATGAATGGATGACGTTACCTGATATGGGCTATGTAATAGCTAATCGGTATAACGTTGTTCTCGTCTCATTAGGTTACCCTAGTTTGAGTTACTTTCCCATGACGAGTGCACATTCACCTAATGCATCTATTTAA